One segment of Radiobacillus kanasensis DNA contains the following:
- the glnA gene encoding type I glutamate--ammonia ligase, with protein MGSKLTREEILKRMEEENVKFIRLQFTDLLGTIKNVEIPLSQLDKALDNEMAFDGSSIEGFVRIEESDMKLYPDLDTFLVFPWTSEKGKVARFICDIYNPDGTPFEGCPRYNLKRNLKKMEELGFTAFNLGTEPEFFLFKLDEKGEPTLELNDKGGYFDLAPTDLGENCRRDIVLELEEMGFEVEASHHEVAPGQHEIDFKYADAVKHADDIQTFKLVVKTIARKHGLHATFMPKPLFGVNGSGMHCNMSLFQGKTNTFLDENGPLQLSETAYQFIAGIIKHALSFTAVTNPTVNSYKRLVPGYEAPCYVAWSGSNRSPLIRVPSSRGLSTRIEVRSVDPAANPYLAMSVLLAAGLDGVKNKLSAPKAVDRNIYIMDKEEREANGVQDLPATLADALEELKKDSIIVEALGEHLFEHFIEAKEIEWDMFRTQVHPWERDQYLQQY; from the coding sequence ATGGGTTCAAAGTTAACCAGAGAAGAAATCTTAAAAAGAATGGAAGAGGAAAACGTTAAGTTTATCCGTTTGCAGTTCACGGATTTACTTGGAACAATTAAAAACGTGGAAATTCCTCTAAGTCAGCTAGATAAAGCATTAGATAATGAAATGGCGTTTGATGGTTCTTCCATCGAAGGGTTTGTACGTATTGAAGAATCGGATATGAAGCTATATCCAGATCTTGATACATTTTTAGTATTTCCATGGACTTCAGAAAAAGGGAAGGTTGCTAGATTTATTTGTGATATCTACAACCCAGACGGTACACCGTTTGAAGGATGCCCTCGTTACAATTTAAAACGTAATCTGAAGAAAATGGAAGAATTAGGATTTACTGCATTTAATCTTGGTACAGAACCAGAGTTCTTCTTATTCAAACTAGATGAAAAAGGTGAACCTACGCTTGAATTGAATGATAAAGGTGGATACTTTGACCTTGCTCCAACGGATCTAGGTGAAAACTGCCGTCGCGATATCGTATTAGAATTAGAAGAAATGGGCTTCGAAGTGGAAGCGTCTCACCACGAAGTAGCTCCTGGTCAACACGAAATTGACTTTAAATATGCAGATGCAGTGAAGCATGCGGATGATATTCAAACTTTCAAACTCGTTGTGAAAACAATTGCAAGAAAGCATGGTCTTCACGCAACATTCATGCCAAAACCATTGTTCGGCGTCAACGGTTCCGGTATGCACTGTAACATGTCTTTATTCCAAGGTAAAACAAACACATTCCTTGATGAAAACGGTCCTTTACAATTAAGTGAAACAGCTTATCAGTTTATTGCTGGTATCATTAAACACGCATTGAGCTTTACAGCAGTTACGAATCCAACTGTTAACTCTTACAAGCGTCTCGTACCAGGCTATGAAGCACCTTGTTATGTGGCTTGGTCTGGTTCAAACAGAAGTCCTTTAATCCGGGTACCATCTTCTAGAGGATTAAGCACACGTATTGAAGTACGTAGTGTAGACCCTGCAGCTAACCCTTATCTTGCAATGTCTGTACTGCTTGCTGCTGGTTTGGATGGAGTTAAAAACAAACTGTCTGCTCCTAAAGCTGTAGACCGTAATATCTACATTATGGATAAAGAAGAAAGAGAAGCAAATGGTGTTCAAGACTTACCAGCAACTTTAGCTGATGCACTAGAAGAATTAAAGAAAGACTCTATCATTGTGGAAGCTTTAGGCGAGCATCTATTCGAACATTTCATTGAAGCAAAAGAAATCGAATGGGATATGTTCAGAACACAAGTACACCCTTGGGAAAGAGACCAGTACTTGCAACAGTACTAA
- the lexA gene encoding transcriptional repressor LexA: MTKLSKRQQAILEYIKEQVLDKGYPPSVREIGEAVGLASSSTVHGHLSRLEKKGFIRRDPTKPRAIEVLNIDGDNTIPTHEAVFAPVIGKVTAGLPITAVENIEEYVPLPPTIASSGDNIFVLVIEGESMIEAGILDGDMVIIKQQQTAQNGEIVVAMTEDEEATVKRFFKEKDHIRLQPENATMEPLIYQNVIILGKVVGLYRDIH, encoded by the coding sequence ATGACAAAACTATCAAAACGACAACAAGCAATATTAGAATACATAAAAGAACAAGTACTAGATAAAGGGTATCCCCCTTCCGTAAGAGAAATTGGGGAAGCAGTTGGATTAGCATCAAGCTCTACCGTCCACGGGCATTTATCTCGTCTAGAAAAGAAAGGCTTTATTAGAAGAGATCCGACTAAACCACGCGCCATAGAAGTTCTGAATATTGATGGAGATAATACCATTCCTACACATGAAGCAGTGTTCGCTCCTGTCATTGGTAAAGTAACCGCAGGTCTGCCGATTACGGCTGTCGAGAATATTGAAGAGTATGTTCCTCTTCCACCAACTATCGCTAGCTCTGGGGATAACATCTTCGTTCTTGTCATTGAGGGGGAAAGTATGATTGAAGCGGGAATATTGGATGGAGATATGGTCATCATTAAACAACAGCAAACCGCTCAAAATGGTGAAATTGTAGTCGCGATGACGGAAGATGAAGAAGCAACAGTAAAACGATTCTTCAAGGAGAAAGATCATATCCGACTGCAGCCTGAAAACGCCACAATGGAACCACTTATTTATCAAAACGTTATCATATTAGGAAAAGTAGTTGGATTATACCGAGACATCCACTAA
- a CDS encoding methionine gamma-lyase family protein, translating to MNQSQIDTLESELWPLFQQTDKIVEHNQRKVLEAFRNQKVSDSHFNPTTGYGYDDYGRDTLEAVYAEVFRAEDALVRPQLISGTHAISTALFGVLRPGDELLYITGQPYDTLEGILEKGEGSLKEFQIDYNSVALLEDGSIDYVQVQKAIQPKTKVIGIQRSRGYDDRPSFTIEQIREMIQFVKEVKRDVLVFVDNCYGEFVEVQEPIEVGADIIAGSLIKNPGGGIARIGGYIAGRKDLIEKAANRLTAPGLGKEIGASLGMLQEMYQGFFLAPHVVGEALKGAIFSSKLLSELGFQTHPTFDATRTDLIQAVNFQTADQMVAFCQAIQQSSPVNAHVTPYPSPMPGYEDEVIMAAGTFIQGASIELTADGPIRPPFTAFVQGGLTYAHVKIAIIEAVQALEKKGLSPK from the coding sequence ATGAACCAATCGCAAATTGATACACTAGAATCCGAACTATGGCCACTCTTTCAACAGACAGACAAAATCGTGGAACATAATCAGAGAAAAGTGTTAGAAGCATTTAGAAATCAAAAAGTAAGTGACAGTCATTTTAATCCGACAACGGGATATGGCTATGATGATTATGGCCGCGATACGCTAGAAGCGGTTTATGCGGAAGTATTCCGTGCCGAGGATGCCTTAGTTCGACCTCAACTCATTTCTGGTACCCATGCGATATCGACAGCTTTGTTCGGCGTATTGCGTCCTGGAGATGAGCTGTTATACATAACTGGACAACCTTATGACACACTAGAAGGCATTTTGGAAAAAGGTGAAGGGTCCTTAAAGGAGTTTCAAATTGATTACAACTCGGTAGCTTTACTAGAGGATGGATCTATTGATTATGTCCAGGTTCAAAAAGCTATTCAACCAAAAACCAAGGTAATTGGAATTCAGCGATCAAGAGGCTACGATGATCGGCCATCTTTCACTATTGAGCAAATAAGGGAAATGATTCAATTTGTGAAAGAAGTAAAACGAGATGTCCTTGTATTTGTGGATAATTGTTATGGAGAATTCGTTGAAGTACAAGAACCGATTGAAGTGGGAGCAGATATCATCGCTGGCTCTCTAATCAAAAATCCGGGAGGTGGAATCGCAAGAATAGGAGGCTATATCGCAGGTCGTAAGGACTTAATAGAAAAAGCAGCCAATCGGTTAACAGCGCCAGGATTAGGAAAAGAAATTGGGGCATCTCTAGGAATGCTTCAGGAAATGTACCAAGGTTTTTTCCTTGCACCACATGTCGTTGGAGAAGCGCTTAAAGGGGCGATTTTTTCTTCGAAGCTTCTTTCCGAACTGGGCTTTCAAACTCATCCAACGTTTGATGCAACACGTACAGATTTAATACAAGCAGTTAACTTCCAAACCGCGGATCAAATGGTGGCATTTTGCCAGGCCATTCAACAATCCTCACCGGTTAATGCACATGTTACACCATATCCTTCTCCAATGCCTGGTTATGAGGATGAGGTCATCATGGCAGCGGGAACGTTTATCCAGGGGGCAAGCATAGAACTAACAGCGGATGGACCAATTCGACCGCCATTTACAGCTTTTGTACAAGGTGGTCTAACCTATGCACACGTAAAGATCGCCATTATCGAAGCTGTTCAGGCATTAGAAAAAAAGGGATTATCTCCAAAATAA
- the sirA gene encoding sporulation inhibitor of replication protein SirA — MLEYMIFWIKPEFSTHYFYRSGIMFRFLVECEDSNNDDLQLQFDYVTRKFPVQDVIWLLQREFPQFQWEVEGNSIHGSLRGKQISMYVSSRQLYVSTEDYQLVDQVLFQTLKKYDSSFFVIEKQTNNYGWVAPIKQRKLALSTQLLYSLL; from the coding sequence ATGCTAGAGTATATGATATTTTGGATAAAGCCAGAGTTTTCTACCCATTATTTTTATCGTTCAGGAATCATGTTTCGTTTTTTAGTAGAGTGCGAGGACTCCAATAACGATGATCTTCAATTACAATTTGATTACGTTACGCGCAAATTTCCCGTTCAAGACGTAATTTGGTTATTGCAAAGAGAATTTCCTCAATTTCAATGGGAAGTAGAAGGAAATTCGATTCACGGTTCGTTACGGGGAAAGCAAATATCCATGTATGTATCATCTCGGCAGCTTTATGTCTCAACGGAAGATTACCAGCTTGTTGATCAAGTATTATTTCAAACGTTAAAGAAGTACGATTCTTCTTTTTTTGTCATAGAAAAACAAACCAATAATTACGGTTGGGTTGCACCAATAAAGCAGCGAAAGCTCGCTTTAAGCACTCAACTATTGTATTCTCTACTTTGA
- a CDS encoding response regulator encodes MANVLIVDDAKFMRLTLSNVLKKLEHTVVGEAENGIQAVEMYKTFEPDLVLLDITMPEKTGIDALREIKEFDPKANVVMCSAMGQQKLVVDAIELGAKDFIVKPFDDNRVLEAITRVLG; translated from the coding sequence GTGGCAAACGTATTAATCGTAGATGATGCAAAATTCATGAGATTAACATTATCCAACGTATTAAAGAAACTGGAGCATACGGTGGTAGGGGAAGCGGAAAATGGTATTCAAGCTGTTGAAATGTATAAAACGTTTGAGCCTGATTTAGTTTTATTGGACATCACCATGCCGGAAAAAACAGGTATTGATGCCCTTCGAGAAATAAAAGAATTTGATCCCAAAGCAAATGTAGTCATGTGTTCCGCAATGGGACAACAAAAACTAGTCGTGGATGCTATCGAGTTAGGTGCGAAAGACTTTATTGTTAAACCGTTTGATGATAATCGAGTTTTGGAAGCTATTACGCGGGTTCTTGGATAA
- a CDS encoding MerR family transcriptional regulator → MSNVDRRSMPLFSIGIVKSLTELTARQIRYYEENDLIHPSRTGGNQRLFSFNDVDRLLEIKELIEKGINLAGIKQVLSMKELPKTKEIEESDEKPELSEKELRRMLQKELFDSGRLGKTSLRQGELSRFFH, encoded by the coding sequence ATGAGCAATGTCGATAGACGATCTATGCCCTTATTTTCCATCGGAATAGTTAAATCCTTAACGGAACTTACCGCTCGTCAAATTCGTTATTACGAGGAAAATGATTTAATTCATCCTTCTCGAACAGGTGGGAATCAGCGATTATTTTCTTTCAATGATGTAGATAGATTGCTAGAAATAAAAGAACTCATTGAAAAGGGAATCAACCTAGCTGGAATTAAACAGGTACTTTCCATGAAAGAATTACCGAAGACGAAAGAGATCGAGGAAAGCGATGAAAAACCAGAGCTTTCTGAAAAGGAATTGAGGCGTATGCTTCAAAAAGAACTTTTTGATTCTGGACGTCTTGGGAAAACATCATTAAGACAGGGAGAATTATCTCGATTCTTCCATTAA
- the tkt gene encoding transketolase: MTNETKQLSINTIRTLSIDAIENANSGHPGLPMGAAPMAYTLWTEFMNHNPKHSKWFNRDRFVLSAGHGSMLLYSLLHLSGYDLSINDLKGFRQWGSKTPGHPEVHHTDGVEATTGPLGQGIAMSVGMAMAEKHLAAKYNKESYSVVDHFTYAIVSDGDLMEGISHEAASLAGHLGLGKLIALYDSNDISLDGELNKSFSENVEDRFKAYGWQVIRVEDGNDVDAIANAIKEAQINQDQPTLIEVKTVIGYGSPNKSASSASHGAPLGGDEAKLTKEFYAWPHDDFHVPDEVYADFKEKIVDRGSNEEEKWNTLFESYKQQYPELAKELELAIAGELPEGWDQDLPTYEPGSALASRASSGEVLNGIAQSVPYLFGGSADLAGSNKTTIKNAGDFSKVEADGRNVWFGVREFAMAAALNGMALHGGLKVFGGTFFVFSDYLRPAVRLSSIMNMPVTYVLTHDSIAVGEDGPTHEPVEQLASLRAVPNLSVIRPADGNETQAAWRLAIESKETPTALVLTRQDLPTLEGTKEQAYEGVKRGAYVVSKASKETPDAILLATGSEVHLAVEAQSALAAKGIDVSVVSLPSWDRFEQQSKDYKESVLPSAVTKRLAIEMASPFGWERYTGTAGKVLGISTFGASAKGEKVIEEYGFTVDNVVKHVESL; encoded by the coding sequence ATGACAAATGAAACAAAACAACTTTCGATTAATACAATTCGAACGTTGTCTATTGATGCGATTGAAAACGCGAACTCTGGTCACCCAGGACTTCCAATGGGAGCAGCACCGATGGCTTATACGTTATGGACAGAATTTATGAACCATAATCCGAAGCATTCAAAATGGTTTAACCGCGACCGATTCGTTTTATCGGCTGGTCATGGTTCTATGCTTTTATATAGTCTATTGCACTTATCTGGGTATGATTTATCGATTAATGATCTAAAAGGATTTCGTCAATGGGGATCCAAAACACCGGGTCACCCAGAAGTACATCACACGGACGGAGTAGAAGCTACTACTGGCCCACTTGGACAAGGTATCGCGATGTCTGTAGGGATGGCGATGGCAGAAAAGCATCTTGCTGCAAAGTATAATAAAGAGTCTTATTCTGTTGTTGATCATTTCACCTATGCAATCGTAAGTGATGGGGACTTAATGGAAGGAATCTCCCACGAGGCAGCTTCTTTAGCTGGTCACTTAGGGTTAGGAAAACTTATCGCTCTTTATGACTCTAATGATATCTCTTTAGATGGAGAGTTGAATAAATCTTTTTCTGAAAATGTAGAAGATCGTTTCAAAGCATATGGCTGGCAAGTGATCCGTGTAGAAGACGGAAATGATGTGGATGCAATTGCAAATGCCATTAAAGAGGCACAAATCAATCAGGATCAACCGACTTTAATTGAAGTAAAAACGGTTATTGGTTACGGATCTCCGAACAAGTCTGCTTCTTCCGCGTCACATGGTGCACCATTAGGTGGAGATGAAGCGAAGCTTACGAAAGAATTTTACGCATGGCCACATGATGACTTCCATGTACCGGATGAAGTCTATGCGGATTTTAAAGAAAAAATCGTAGATCGTGGCAGCAATGAAGAGGAAAAGTGGAACACCTTATTTGAAAGCTATAAACAACAGTATCCAGAATTGGCTAAAGAACTAGAATTAGCGATTGCTGGAGAGTTACCTGAAGGTTGGGATCAAGACTTACCAACTTACGAGCCAGGTTCTGCGTTAGCATCACGTGCTTCTTCAGGAGAAGTGTTGAATGGAATTGCCCAATCTGTACCGTACCTTTTCGGTGGTAGTGCAGACTTAGCTGGTTCCAATAAAACAACGATCAAGAATGCAGGCGATTTTTCTAAAGTAGAAGCAGATGGAAGAAACGTTTGGTTTGGTGTACGTGAATTTGCTATGGCTGCTGCACTAAATGGAATGGCGCTTCATGGTGGATTAAAAGTTTTCGGTGGAACATTCTTTGTGTTCAGTGATTATCTACGTCCAGCTGTTCGTCTATCTTCTATTATGAATATGCCGGTAACGTACGTGTTAACCCATGACTCCATTGCAGTTGGGGAGGATGGACCGACACACGAGCCTGTTGAACAATTAGCTTCTCTTCGTGCTGTCCCGAATCTTTCAGTTATCCGACCAGCGGATGGTAATGAAACACAAGCAGCTTGGCGATTGGCTATAGAGTCAAAAGAAACTCCTACTGCTTTAGTGTTAACAAGGCAAGACCTTCCGACGTTAGAAGGAACGAAAGAGCAGGCTTATGAAGGTGTTAAAAGAGGTGCTTATGTGGTGAGCAAGGCATCCAAAGAAACACCAGACGCCATTCTATTAGCAACTGGTTCTGAAGTTCATCTTGCGGTTGAAGCACAGTCTGCGCTAGCAGCTAAAGGAATAGATGTTTCAGTTGTAAGCTTGCCTTCATGGGATCGTTTTGAACAGCAATCAAAGGATTACAAAGAAAGTGTCCTTCCGTCTGCTGTAACGAAGCGTCTAGCTATCGAAATGGCTTCTCCGTTCGGATGGGAAAGATATACAGGAACAGCTGGTAAGGTTCTTGGTATTTCCACATTCGGTGCTTCTGCAAAAGGAGAAAAAGTCATTGAAGAGTATGGCTTTACTGTTGATAATGTTGTAAAACACGTTGAATCTTTATAA
- the hflX gene encoding GTPase HflX: MQENVLIIAVQHPNQDEERFQSSLEELQSLTETAQGDVLKIVTQKRDRIHPALYLGEGKAQEIAELVEEFDIELVISNDELSPGQSKNLSDRFGVRVIDRSQLILDIFAQRANTKEGKLQVELAQYQYLLPRLYGQGLALSRLGGGIGTRGPGETKLESDRRHIQRRIDDLKRRLNTVVNQRSQYRKRRKENKAFQIAIVGYTNAGKSTIFNRLTKSQSLEEDQLFATLDPLTRQIALPSGFQTLLTDTVGFIQDLPTTLIAAFRSTLEEVTEADFIIHMVDASHPDQEQHQKTVNRLLGELGADQLPMLTVYNKKDMLTEAFIPSVQPSITISAHDPIDLRRVLHKVEEVMMDQWEPYRVEVDSGDGNFLQLLERKTIVQNKSFKEEIESYVYNGYADPNHPLSYKLKEN, encoded by the coding sequence ATGCAGGAAAATGTCTTAATAATTGCGGTTCAACATCCTAATCAAGATGAAGAACGGTTTCAATCCTCCTTGGAGGAATTACAGTCTTTAACGGAAACAGCACAAGGGGATGTCTTGAAAATTGTCACACAAAAAAGGGATCGCATTCACCCCGCCTTATACTTAGGCGAAGGAAAAGCACAAGAAATTGCGGAGCTGGTGGAAGAGTTCGACATTGAATTAGTCATCTCTAATGATGAGTTATCTCCTGGACAATCGAAAAATTTGTCTGATCGCTTTGGGGTGCGTGTTATTGATCGAAGTCAGCTTATTCTCGATATTTTTGCACAAAGGGCAAACACGAAGGAAGGGAAACTTCAAGTCGAGCTTGCCCAATATCAATATTTATTACCAAGGTTATACGGTCAAGGGCTTGCTTTATCTCGTTTAGGTGGTGGGATCGGAACAAGAGGTCCCGGGGAAACCAAGCTTGAGTCTGATCGTCGTCACATTCAGAGACGAATCGATGATCTGAAACGCCGCTTAAATACAGTAGTAAATCAACGTTCGCAATACCGAAAAAGAAGAAAAGAAAACAAAGCCTTTCAGATTGCTATCGTAGGCTATACGAACGCTGGAAAATCGACGATATTTAACCGATTAACGAAAAGTCAATCTTTAGAAGAGGACCAATTGTTTGCGACACTAGACCCGCTTACACGGCAAATCGCTTTGCCATCTGGTTTTCAAACACTTCTAACGGATACGGTTGGATTTATTCAAGACTTACCAACTACTTTGATTGCAGCATTTCGATCTACCTTGGAGGAAGTAACGGAGGCGGATTTTATTATCCATATGGTGGATGCCTCTCATCCAGATCAGGAACAGCATCAAAAGACGGTCAATCGTTTATTGGGAGAATTAGGCGCAGACCAATTACCAATGTTAACGGTTTACAATAAAAAGGATATGTTAACAGAGGCGTTTATCCCTAGCGTGCAACCATCCATTACGATAAGCGCTCATGATCCAATCGACTTAAGAAGAGTGCTACACAAAGTAGAAGAAGTGATGATGGATCAGTGGGAACCATACCGAGTGGAAGTCGACTCTGGAGATGGAAATTTTCTTCAGCTATTAGAGCGAAAAACGATTGTACAAAATAAATCGTTTAAAGAAGAAATAGAATCTTATGTTTATAACGGGTATGCCGATCCAAATCATCCGTTGAGCTATAAATTAAAGGAGAACTAA
- a CDS encoding cytochrome c biogenesis CcdA family protein gives MSDVNIFIAFGAGFLSFISPCVLPLYPAFLSYITGMSISEIKEENGMLNKRSILHTVFFLIGFSSVFVMLGFTTSFISQFLMTWQDAIRQVGAIVIIFFGLVIIGVFNFEFLMKERKITFKHKPSGYIGSYFIGLAFSMGWSPCMGPILAVVLSLAATKPQIGLVMMIAYSLGFSIPFLVLSFFIGKWNWIKRNGALIVKIGGYMMIFMGIALFFDWMTKLTSFLASWFGFTGF, from the coding sequence ATGTCAGATGTAAATATATTTATTGCGTTTGGAGCAGGATTTTTGTCATTTATTTCTCCTTGTGTATTGCCATTATACCCTGCATTTCTTTCCTACATAACGGGAATGAGTATTAGTGAGATAAAAGAAGAGAATGGGATGTTGAACAAGAGAAGTATTCTTCATACTGTTTTCTTTTTAATAGGATTTTCTAGTGTGTTTGTCATGCTTGGATTTACGACATCTTTTATCTCTCAATTTCTCATGACCTGGCAAGATGCGATTCGTCAGGTCGGAGCTATTGTCATTATCTTTTTCGGATTAGTGATAATTGGTGTTTTCAATTTTGAATTTCTGATGAAGGAAAGAAAAATTACCTTCAAGCACAAGCCTTCAGGTTATATCGGATCTTACTTTATAGGGTTAGCCTTTTCGATGGGATGGTCGCCTTGTATGGGGCCAATATTGGCAGTTGTCTTATCACTAGCTGCAACCAAACCTCAAATTGGTCTTGTCATGATGATCGCATATTCCTTAGGATTTTCGATTCCATTTTTAGTCTTATCCTTTTTTATTGGAAAATGGAATTGGATAAAGCGAAATGGTGCTCTTATTGTGAAAATCGGCGGATACATGATGATTTTTATGGGCATCGCTTTATTCTTCGATTGGATGACGAAGCTCACATCTTTCTTAGCAAGCTGGTTTGGTTTTACCGGATTTTAG
- a CDS encoding DUF896 domain-containing protein, translating to MISQEKLNRINALAKKAKEDGLTSEEKNEQQELREEYLKNVRKSFKNQFKNMKIVDPNGEDVTPEKVKALRNNSKRLH from the coding sequence ATGATTTCACAAGAAAAGCTGAATCGAATAAATGCGTTAGCAAAGAAAGCGAAGGAAGATGGGCTAACGAGTGAAGAAAAGAATGAACAGCAAGAACTTCGCGAAGAATATTTGAAAAATGTGAGAAAATCCTTTAAGAATCAATTCAAAAATATGAAAATTGTCGATCCAAATGGGGAAGATGTCACACCGGAAAAAGTAAAAGCTTTGCGGAATAATTCTAAAAGGCTTCATTAA
- a CDS encoding YneF family protein, producing MGTLWVVLIAILALIAGVALGFFIARKYMMNYMKKNPPINEQMLRTLMMQMGQKPSQKKINQMMRAMNNQK from the coding sequence ATGGGCACGCTTTGGGTCGTACTTATAGCTATTTTAGCTTTAATTGCTGGTGTAGCATTAGGATTTTTCATCGCCAGAAAATATATGATGAATTATATGAAAAAGAATCCACCAATTAATGAGCAAATGTTACGCACACTTATGATGCAGATGGGTCAAAAACCATCTCAGAAGAAAATTAATCAAATGATGCGGGCAATGAACAACCAAAAATAA
- a CDS encoding YneB family resolvase-like protein, giving the protein MNAIIYCRVSTKKEEQETSLYRQKQELLNLASYYQFHIVDIIEERYSGYELEREGVFQMLDLFANQQADVLLIQDETRLGRGNSKIAIFHQLNKLGVKVYSLSQNGEFQLSESDSMVLEIVSVVEEYQRRIHNMKIKRGMKKAIKRGYNPSENFQHIDRSPGRSRTEIPMDEVIRLRKNNLTFEEIAATLTGFGYSVSRATIHRRYREYMSLETKD; this is encoded by the coding sequence ATGAATGCAATCATTTATTGTAGAGTAAGTACAAAAAAAGAAGAGCAGGAAACCTCGCTCTACCGACAAAAACAAGAACTATTAAATCTAGCAAGCTATTATCAATTTCATATAGTAGATATCATTGAAGAGAGGTACAGTGGTTATGAGTTGGAAAGAGAAGGAGTTTTCCAGATGCTTGATTTATTTGCGAATCAACAAGCGGATGTTCTTCTTATACAGGATGAAACGAGGCTCGGACGGGGAAATTCAAAAATTGCTATTTTTCATCAACTCAACAAACTAGGAGTCAAAGTTTACTCGCTTAGCCAGAACGGTGAATTTCAATTATCGGAATCAGACTCTATGGTGTTAGAAATCGTAAGTGTAGTAGAAGAATATCAAAGAAGAATTCATAATATGAAGATCAAGCGCGGTATGAAGAAAGCGATCAAGAGAGGGTACAACCCCAGTGAGAACTTTCAGCATATTGACCGATCTCCAGGGCGATCACGGACGGAAATTCCTATGGATGAAGTGATTCGTTTACGGAAAAACAACCTAACTTTTGAAGAAATTGCAGCAACTTTAACTGGATTCGGTTATTCTGTTTCTCGAGCAACCATTCATAGAAGGTATCGTGAGTACATGTCGCTTGAAACCAAGGATTGA
- a CDS encoding CcdC family protein, which produces MFWAIATTVVGAFMAISMIFVRLKASRKPTSALRIILPPLFMSTGALMFLFPVFRVEWTQVLEAFCVGAIFSIFLIRSSQFQIKDKAIYLVPSKQFVFILIGLLIVRILLKLIVGHTISVGETSGMFFLLAFGMIITWRSAMLIKYSKMKKTLDKSNQEIPLSDH; this is translated from the coding sequence ATGTTTTGGGCAATCGCAACAACTGTTGTAGGCGCTTTTATGGCGATATCGATGATATTTGTCCGCTTAAAGGCTTCAAGGAAGCCGACAAGTGCATTACGGATTATTTTACCTCCACTATTTATGAGTACTGGGGCCCTTATGTTTTTATTTCCTGTTTTTCGAGTGGAGTGGACACAAGTATTGGAAGCATTCTGTGTAGGTGCGATATTCTCTATTTTTTTAATTAGGTCCTCACAGTTTCAAATTAAAGACAAGGCGATTTATTTAGTTCCATCCAAGCAATTTGTGTTTATATTAATCGGGCTTTTAATCGTTCGTATTCTTTTAAAGCTAATCGTTGGTCATACTATCTCCGTAGGTGAAACCAGTGGGATGTTCTTCTTGCTAGCTTTTGGCATGATTATAACGTGGAGAAGTGCCATGTTAATCAAATATTCGAAGATGAAAAAAACGTTAGATAAATCTAATCAAGAAATCCCCTTATCTGATCATTAA
- a CDS encoding Na(+)/H(+) antiporter subunit B, with product MRIPNDLILRTTTNLIAFILLAFSIYLFLAGHSSPGGGFVGGLMTSAAFVLMYMAYGFDTVRKIIPINFRLFIPIGLSIALLTGLGSFVFNQPFLSQTFAYFHLPVFGEKELATALLFDLGVYITVIGVTMTIILSIAEDRE from the coding sequence ATGAGAATCCCAAATGATTTAATTCTTCGAACGACGACAAATTTAATAGCGTTTATTTTATTAGCGTTTTCGATTTATCTTTTTCTTGCAGGTCATAGCTCACCTGGAGGTGGGTTCGTCGGTGGTCTTATGACGTCGGCGGCGTTTGTACTTATGTATATGGCTTACGGATTTGATACGGTTCGAAAGATTATTCCTATTAACTTTCGACTTTTTATCCCAATCGGTTTATCGATCGCCTTGTTGACAGGTTTAGGTTCTTTTGTGTTTAATCAACCATTTTTAAGTCAAACATTTGCGTATTTTCACCTTCCCGTTTTCGGGGAAAAAGAATTAGCTACAGCACTACTTTTTGATTTAGGTGTTTACATAACTGTTATAGGGGTAACCATGACGATTATCTTATCCATTGCGGAAGATCGGGAATAG